CACCCATGCGTTGCGCTGGGAACTGTTCGAGCGAGCGTCGAAGCGGATCGTCGCAATGGCGAAAGCCTACTATCTGGATGGCGACGAGTCCGTCCTGCCGCGCAATATCGCCACCTTCGAGGCGTTTGAAAACGCGATCACGCTGGACATTGCCATGGGCGGCTCGACGAATACTGTGCTGCATCTCTTGGCTGCTGCACAAGAGGCCGGGGTCAATTTTACCATGGCGGACATCGACCGCTTGTCGCGCCAAGTGCCCTGCATTTGCAAGCTGGCGCCGGCCTCCAACAAATACCACATCGAAGACTGCGCGCGTGCCGGTGGCATCTCGACTATTCTGGGAGAACTAGAGCGTGGAGGAAAACTGCACACCAACGTCATGACCGTCGCTGGTGCCACGTTGGGCGAGACGATAGCGAAAAACGATATTCGCCGAGAAAATTCCGACGAATTCGCCGTGCGTCGCAGCCTAGCCGCTCCCGGCAATGTGCGGACGAAAGAGGCGTTCTCGCAGCAGGAGCAGTACGACACCGCCGACCGCGATGCTATTAACGGCTGCATCCGCGCGGTCGAGTTTGCGTACAGCCAAGATGGCGGGCTCGCGGTGCTGTCCGGCAACATTGCTAAAGATGGCTGCATCGTCAAAACTGCTGGCGTGGACGAGTCGATCTGGGTGATGGAAGGACCAGCCCGCATTTTCGAGTCCCAGGAAGAATCGTGCATGGCTATTCTCGGCAACAAGCTGCAACCCGGCGATGTGGTGGTGATTCGCTACGAAGGTCCACGCGGTGGACCGGGCATGCAGGAAATGCTCTATCCCACCTCGTACATCAAATCGAAACAGCTCGGCACCAAGTGTGCGCTGCTGACGGACGGGCGTTTCAGCGGTGGCACGAGCGGTCTGTCCATCGGCCATGTCTCGCCGGAAGCGGCGGAGGGCGGAGAGATTGCGCTCATCGAGGAAGGCGATCGTATCCGCATCGACATTCCTAATCGTTCCATCAACGTCTTGCTGTCGGATGAGGAATTGGCCGCGCGCCGGCAACGAATGGCGGCGAAAGGAACCAACGCCTACAAGCCGCTCAAACGGCAGCGTCACGTGTCTGCTGCTCTGCGCGCCTACGCTGCCCTGACCACGAGTGCCGCCCGTGGCGCGGTGCGCGATGTGACGCAAGT
Above is a window of Deltaproteobacteria bacterium DNA encoding:
- the ilvD gene encoding dihydroxy-acid dehydratase gives rise to the protein MPGRGFRSSITTQGRRMAGARSLWRATGMKTEDFQKPIIAIANSFTQFVPGHVHLHQIGQRVKTIIDANGGFGAEFNSIAVDDGIAMGHDGMLYSLPSRELIADSVEYMVQAHVADAMICISNCDKITPGMLLAALRLNIPTIFVSGGPMEAGKTELSTGPAKLDLVDAMIGAGNDALSDEDVAKMEEAACPTCGSCSGMFTANSMNCLNEAIGLALPGNGTVLATHALRWELFERASKRIVAMAKAYYLDGDESVLPRNIATFEAFENAITLDIAMGGSTNTVLHLLAAAQEAGVNFTMADIDRLSRQVPCICKLAPASNKYHIEDCARAGGISTILGELERGGKLHTNVMTVAGATLGETIAKNDIRRENSDEFAVRRSLAAPGNVRTKEAFSQQEQYDTADRDAINGCIRAVEFAYSQDGGLAVLSGNIAKDGCIVKTAGVDESIWVMEGPARIFESQEESCMAILGNKLQPGDVVVIRYEGPRGGPGMQEMLYPTSYIKSKQLGTKCALLTDGRFSGGTSGLSIGHVSPEAAEGGEIALIEEGDRIRIDIPNRSINVLLSDEELAARRQRMAAKGTNAYKPLKRQRHVSAALRAYAALTTSAARGAVRDVTQVEHR